A genomic stretch from Hydrogenimonas urashimensis includes:
- a CDS encoding RecB-like helicase: protein MERLLALSASAGSGKTFALVARYLALLFMDAKPSEILAITFTNKAAGEMRERLMASLEELSSQMAEAIARSSGMGIEEIEAKRPKVLRRFLAGDLRVMTIDKFIHQVLRKFCWYVGIESDFEIAATPTEEFFGHFLQNLDDRHYRELVDFARFEAQKRQNISDFFELLYEKEKELPPLGYSVEPYSDQEAMRWALRIKEYFQDQPVSERAKKTMDFETIDDVVHSKWFAKKSLNYWDYKKVYTPVVDEWFAELKREVAAYYRKKERFFLARIFALYDLYKASRSGYMRRCGRLYFKDIEHLVYELLRQKDFTQFLYFRLDARIGHILFDEFQDTSVTQYRIFEPIIEEIASGGSERTFFYVGDTKQSIYRFRGGQKALFDYVAKRFHIHVGHLDTNYRTGEVIVDFVNRTFPYVQPPQKAFHKGGYVEVAEGEPLEELAAVLGRLIDAGAADESIAVLVHDNKEILQVGDMIRERFGKEIATHKRAKVSEQPSAKAMIELMRLLYARLRGKEGSLHRLNFLTLIGRPYDPDFEAEIPLDRPAKMIKTMMERYALFDEAAMKLLEFAIPLHDLVEFIHEIDHYEEELPPREVRGINVLTIHKSKGLEFEHLIVLDRLGRSKSDTTPVIFDYEGIELKRVWMKFKNREEVDGEYAAALKRERSLVAEDRMNKIYVAFTRARRSLFVVKKEKGSIFDFLDLKPQTLGNFSVEAIRKPAEKESAPLTVHLRDYGRQNVPQENQRYQANDFEAIYLGQGVHYLFETEDEDAFLNRYGALCDVKKAKELVKAGRGNMEYLLLTEGKEIHELPYVFEGKEGIVDLFVDQGEKGVIIDYKTATPHDIRSYKEQLLRYKEALEALMPKKKEIDAYIYFLDTLKLVKVG from the coding sequence GCTGATGGCTTCGCTGGAGGAGCTTTCCTCGCAGATGGCCGAAGCGATTGCCCGAAGCAGCGGAATGGGCATCGAAGAGATCGAGGCGAAACGGCCCAAGGTGCTGCGCCGGTTTCTTGCCGGCGATTTGAGGGTGATGACCATCGACAAATTCATCCACCAGGTGCTTAGGAAATTCTGCTGGTATGTGGGTATCGAAAGCGATTTCGAAATCGCCGCGACACCCACGGAGGAGTTCTTCGGACACTTTCTGCAAAATCTGGATGACAGGCACTACAGGGAGCTGGTCGATTTCGCCCGGTTTGAGGCACAGAAGCGCCAGAACATCAGCGATTTTTTCGAACTGCTTTACGAAAAAGAGAAGGAGCTCCCGCCTCTTGGATATTCCGTGGAACCCTACAGTGACCAGGAGGCGATGCGCTGGGCATTGCGGATCAAAGAGTATTTTCAGGATCAGCCTGTCAGCGAGCGGGCAAAAAAGACGATGGATTTCGAAACGATCGACGATGTCGTCCACAGCAAATGGTTCGCGAAAAAGAGCCTGAACTACTGGGATTACAAAAAAGTCTACACTCCCGTCGTGGACGAGTGGTTCGCCGAACTCAAGCGGGAGGTGGCGGCCTACTACAGGAAAAAAGAGCGCTTTTTCCTGGCGCGGATTTTTGCGCTCTACGATCTTTACAAAGCGAGCAGGAGCGGTTATATGCGCCGTTGCGGCCGACTCTACTTCAAAGATATCGAACATCTGGTCTACGAACTGCTGCGTCAGAAGGATTTCACCCAATTTCTCTATTTCCGTCTCGATGCGCGTATCGGCCATATCCTTTTCGACGAGTTTCAGGACACGTCGGTCACCCAGTATCGGATTTTCGAACCGATCATCGAAGAGATCGCTTCGGGGGGGAGCGAGCGCACCTTTTTCTACGTGGGCGATACGAAACAGTCGATCTATCGGTTCCGCGGCGGGCAGAAGGCGCTTTTTGACTATGTGGCGAAACGGTTCCACATCCACGTCGGGCATCTGGATACCAATTACCGTACCGGGGAGGTTATCGTCGATTTCGTCAATCGCACCTTCCCCTACGTGCAGCCACCCCAAAAAGCGTTTCATAAAGGCGGCTATGTGGAAGTGGCGGAGGGTGAGCCGCTCGAAGAGCTGGCGGCGGTGCTCGGGCGCCTCATCGACGCGGGGGCGGCCGACGAATCGATCGCGGTTCTGGTCCACGACAACAAGGAGATTCTGCAGGTTGGGGATATGATCCGGGAGCGCTTTGGCAAAGAGATCGCCACCCACAAGCGGGCGAAAGTGTCCGAGCAGCCCAGCGCCAAGGCGATGATCGAACTGATGCGTCTTCTTTACGCCCGGTTGCGCGGAAAGGAGGGATCGCTGCATCGGCTCAATTTCCTGACGCTGATCGGCCGTCCCTACGATCCGGATTTCGAGGCGGAGATTCCACTGGATCGGCCCGCGAAAATGATCAAAACGATGATGGAACGGTACGCTCTTTTTGACGAAGCGGCCATGAAGCTGCTGGAGTTCGCGATTCCGCTGCACGATCTGGTCGAATTCATCCATGAGATCGACCACTATGAAGAGGAGCTGCCTCCCCGGGAAGTTCGCGGTATCAACGTGCTGACAATCCACAAGTCGAAGGGGTTGGAGTTCGAGCATCTGATCGTGCTCGATCGGCTGGGTCGGTCGAAATCGGATACCACACCGGTGATTTTCGATTACGAGGGGATCGAGCTCAAAAGAGTCTGGATGAAATTCAAGAACCGCGAAGAGGTCGATGGCGAGTATGCCGCCGCTTTGAAGAGGGAGAGATCGCTGGTCGCTGAGGATAGGATGAACAAAATCTATGTCGCTTTCACCCGTGCCAGACGCTCTCTTTTTGTCGTAAAAAAAGAGAAAGGCTCAATCTTCGACTTTCTCGATTTGAAGCCGCAGACACTCGGAAACTTTTCCGTCGAGGCGATTCGCAAGCCAGCAGAAAAGGAGTCAGCGCCTTTGACGGTGCATCTTCGCGACTACGGCCGGCAGAATGTGCCGCAGGAGAATCAACGGTACCAGGCGAACGATTTTGAGGCGATCTACCTGGGACAGGGGGTCCACTACCTGTTCGAAACGGAAGACGAAGACGCCTTTTTGAACCGGTACGGTGCTCTCTGCGATGTCAAGAAGGCGAAAGAACTGGTCAAAGCGGGACGCGGCAATATGGAGTATCTGCTGCTGACGGAGGGGAAAGAGATCCACGAACTCCCTTATGTTTTCGAAGGAAAAGAGGGCATCGTCGATCTTTTTGTCGACCAGGGCGAAAAGGGTGTCATTATCGACTACAAAACGGCAACCCCCCACGACATCCGGAGCTACAAGGAGCAGCTTCTTCGCTACAAGGAGGCGCTTGAAGCGCTGATGCCAAAGAAAAAAGAAATCGATGCCTATATCTATTTTCTCGATACTCTGAAACTTGTGAAAGTAGGGTAG
- the amrS gene encoding AmmeMemoRadiSam system radical SAM enzyme — protein sequence MAHDAWLSKELKEGKVLCLACGHACKLEPGEYGKCGVRVNENGKLKSTVYGLAAAVHVDPVEKKPLFHFLPDTPVFSIGTVGCNFCCKFCQNWEISQHPQTHNYEVFGQDLPPQRIVELALETGSKSVAYTYNEPIVYFEYTYDTAKLAKEKGLKNIYVTSGFETRRAIDELAPYVDAMNIDIKYFDDENYRKISCARLKPVLQAIEYAHGKGIWIETTTLIIPGINDSDEELRQIAKFQADLSPDMPWHISRFHPDYKMLDRPVTPIETLVRAYEIGKEAGLKYIYVGNYPDADRESTYCPGCGYKVIERQGYIGERVVNHLDEEGNCPKCHTHIAGVWK from the coding sequence ATGGCACACGATGCGTGGCTGAGCAAGGAGCTCAAAGAGGGCAAAGTCCTCTGTCTGGCGTGCGGGCACGCCTGCAAACTTGAACCTGGCGAATACGGCAAATGCGGTGTCCGTGTCAACGAGAACGGAAAACTCAAATCGACGGTTTACGGGCTGGCGGCAGCTGTGCATGTGGATCCTGTCGAAAAGAAGCCGCTTTTCCATTTTCTGCCCGACACGCCGGTCTTCTCGATCGGTACGGTGGGGTGCAATTTCTGCTGCAAATTCTGCCAGAACTGGGAGATCAGCCAACATCCTCAGACCCACAACTATGAGGTATTCGGACAGGACCTGCCGCCACAGCGTATAGTGGAGCTGGCACTGGAGACCGGATCGAAATCGGTTGCCTACACCTACAACGAGCCGATCGTCTATTTCGAGTACACCTACGACACCGCGAAACTGGCCAAGGAGAAAGGGCTTAAAAATATCTACGTCACGAGCGGATTCGAAACCCGCAGGGCGATCGACGAGCTGGCACCCTATGTGGACGCCATGAATATCGATATCAAATATTTCGACGACGAGAATTACCGAAAGATCAGCTGCGCCCGTCTCAAACCGGTGCTTCAGGCCATCGAATACGCCCACGGGAAGGGAATCTGGATCGAAACGACAACGCTGATCATTCCCGGCATCAACGACAGCGACGAAGAGCTGCGGCAGATCGCAAAATTCCAGGCCGATCTGAGTCCCGACATGCCGTGGCACATCTCCCGTTTCCATCCCGACTACAAGATGCTCGATCGTCCCGTCACCCCCATCGAGACGCTGGTGCGTGCCTATGAGATCGGAAAGGAGGCAGGACTCAAATACATCTATGTCGGCAACTATCCCGATGCCGACAGGGAATCGACCTATTGTCCCGGCTGCGGCTACAAGGTGATCGAACGGCAGGGCTACATCGGTGAGCGGGTCGTGAACCACCTGGATGAAGAGGGCAACTGCCCGAAATGCCACACACATATCGCAGGCGTATGGAAGTAG
- a CDS encoding response regulator, which translates to MELENPLESCTVLYVEDEKEIRNYVIPFLGPRVKTLWVAENGEEGLRLYERHRPDIIVTDLKMPRMDGIEMSKTIRDEDRDTPIVLTASYSDQHHLFAAIEAKITSFLRKPVKINELLRTVEDLAKKITYERAQRQVQATMAQHYLAIEEEALLIYIDQGGHIKKINDQMAMRLNYRLDLLEGEPFESILYKGSDFARYKSLFEAIEGGDSWHGEIHLITQCDMELIFKATLIPLYDVDKPGYQFMMLLEDITELINYRRIIKNELDETQDTLQEKIHFLEQYQNAINEGTAICRFSEDGTILKTDSRFDHIFGFRKNELKQRSFYQLCPNMESVLKRDVAEAVKQRSVLRERIRCQDKYNQLHVADSVFIPIYKLNGEIEEIISIHNDITDIIKLNEEIKNTQKELLYILGEVAESRSRETGHHVKRVAEYSRVLGELAGLSEKEVELLSVVAPMHDVGKIAIPDRILLKPDNLTPEEFEIMKRHTLIGGELFGHSERPFMKAARIVALEHHENYDGTGYPNGKKGEEIHIFGRIVAIADVFDALSMNRIYKKSWPPREIMEYLEKERGKKFDPRLLDLFLKNIDLFFAIRQRLDNN; encoded by the coding sequence TTGGAACTCGAAAACCCTCTGGAGTCGTGTACCGTTTTGTATGTCGAAGACGAAAAGGAGATCCGTAATTACGTGATCCCGTTTCTAGGGCCCCGCGTCAAGACGCTATGGGTGGCTGAAAACGGAGAAGAGGGGCTAAGGCTCTACGAAAGGCATCGACCCGACATCATTGTCACCGACCTTAAAATGCCCCGGATGGACGGTATCGAAATGTCCAAGACCATCCGCGACGAAGATCGGGACACCCCGATCGTGCTGACCGCCTCCTACAGCGATCAGCACCACCTTTTCGCCGCAATCGAAGCGAAAATCACCTCCTTTTTGCGCAAGCCGGTCAAAATCAACGAACTGCTGCGCACCGTGGAGGATCTGGCCAAGAAGATCACCTACGAGCGGGCCCAGAGACAGGTTCAGGCGACGATGGCGCAGCACTATCTGGCAATCGAAGAGGAGGCGCTGCTGATCTACATCGATCAGGGCGGCCATATCAAGAAGATCAACGACCAGATGGCGATGCGGCTCAATTACCGGCTCGATCTGCTGGAGGGGGAGCCTTTTGAAAGCATTCTCTACAAAGGAAGCGATTTCGCCCGCTACAAATCGCTCTTCGAGGCAATCGAAGGAGGAGACAGCTGGCATGGGGAGATCCATCTGATCACCCAGTGCGACATGGAGCTGATATTCAAGGCGACACTGATTCCGCTCTACGATGTCGACAAGCCGGGATACCAGTTCATGATGCTTCTTGAGGATATCACCGAACTGATCAACTACCGAAGAATCATCAAGAACGAGCTCGACGAAACACAGGATACGCTGCAGGAGAAGATCCATTTCCTCGAACAGTATCAAAACGCCATCAACGAAGGTACGGCGATCTGCCGCTTCTCGGAAGACGGCACGATCCTCAAAACCGACTCGCGGTTCGACCATATTTTCGGCTTCAGGAAGAATGAACTGAAGCAGCGATCCTTCTATCAGCTCTGCCCCAATATGGAGTCGGTTCTCAAACGGGATGTGGCCGAGGCGGTGAAGCAGCGCAGTGTACTGCGCGAGAGGATCCGCTGCCAGGACAAGTACAACCAGCTTCACGTGGCAGACTCCGTCTTCATCCCCATCTATAAACTCAACGGGGAGATCGAGGAGATCATCAGCATTCACAACGATATCACCGATATCATCAAGCTCAACGAAGAGATCAAAAATACCCAAAAAGAGCTGCTCTACATCCTCGGCGAAGTGGCGGAGAGCCGATCGCGGGAGACAGGACACCACGTCAAGCGTGTCGCCGAGTACAGTCGCGTGCTCGGAGAGCTCGCCGGGCTCAGCGAGAAGGAGGTGGAGCTTCTCTCCGTCGTCGCCCCGATGCACGATGTGGGCAAGATCGCCATACCCGACAGGATTCTTCTCAAACCCGACAATCTCACCCCCGAAGAGTTCGAGATCATGAAACGCCATACCCTCATCGGCGGCGAGCTCTTCGGCCACTCGGAACGCCCCTTCATGAAAGCCGCGCGCATCGTGGCGCTGGAACACCATGAAAATTACGACGGAACGGGATATCCCAACGGAAAAAAAGGGGAGGAGATCCATATCTTCGGCCGCATCGTCGCCATCGCCGACGTTTTCGATGCACTGAGCATGAACCGTATCTACAAGAAAAGCTGGCCTCCCCGGGAGATCATGGAGTATCTTGAAAAAGAGCGGGGAAAAAAGTTCGATCCCCGACTGCTCGATCTGTTTCTTAAAAACATTGATCTCTTTTTTGCCATTCGACAGCGTCTCGACAACAACTGA
- a CDS encoding diguanylate cyclase, whose protein sequence is MKEKQKLPIRIVYIEDDETIRGRIGALLQEHIDIVRIAKSGKEGLELFRNFDADAIVTDFSLPEMDGLEFIEKIKKAKPRCPIFLTVTIDDIPFVTDAVKKGVTHYLFKESPPEKLLRPIRESFNFFDETIYSLKISSDARIEDIGTSFADYLGYSREELLALPLSSIILSPKGTRRSETFPFLSHLKRFGRVESCHGVFRKREGGTTILSGFGKQIANGEAETYMTEWYPVESLLQAHRQTKKQLKKESYLKSLMRFHTDISHEAMRSGDFETFLQRILDRIPAIDANIQGCLFVKEKGLELVFHTHDLPKETLRLLKGVTDHGKDGEASRQLPCYLAAKHRKTVFLDDLSQLAESSFKRTFIDNAIHSLVSIPLQDMTLSSENILTLMFKQPHFFEKEELELWEKIAETLSFALDSIRTRMERDRLIQKLDTMAHTDNLTGTVNRHRGMELLEAEIDRARRYGKRFSILFFDIDNFKKINDTYGHAMGDKVLTQTSRSIKSSLRSTDTLIRWGGEEFLILLPETALGDAVHLAQKLRQCIEQRNGDIPLPVTASFGATEWIPGESFDTLISRADAKMYEAKRQGRNRICY, encoded by the coding sequence TTGAAAGAAAAACAAAAACTACCAATTCGTATTGTCTATATCGAAGATGACGAAACCATTCGTGGGCGCATCGGTGCGCTGCTGCAGGAGCATATCGACATCGTGCGTATCGCAAAAAGCGGCAAAGAGGGTCTGGAGCTTTTCAGAAATTTCGACGCCGACGCCATCGTCACCGATTTCTCGCTTCCGGAGATGGACGGTCTCGAATTTATCGAGAAAATCAAGAAAGCAAAGCCCCGGTGCCCAATTTTTCTTACCGTGACGATCGATGACATTCCCTTTGTCACCGATGCCGTCAAAAAGGGTGTCACCCACTATCTTTTCAAGGAGTCCCCTCCCGAAAAGCTCCTGCGGCCCATACGCGAAAGTTTCAACTTTTTCGATGAGACCATCTACTCTCTTAAAATTTCGTCCGACGCCAGAATCGAAGATATCGGCACCTCTTTCGCCGATTATCTCGGCTATTCAAGAGAGGAGCTTCTGGCCTTGCCGCTTTCGTCGATCATCCTCTCCCCCAAAGGGACGCGGCGGAGCGAAACGTTCCCCTTTCTGTCGCATTTGAAACGATTCGGCAGAGTGGAAAGTTGTCACGGCGTTTTTAGAAAAAGAGAGGGCGGCACAACAATCCTGAGCGGTTTCGGCAAGCAGATTGCGAACGGTGAGGCGGAAACGTATATGACCGAGTGGTATCCCGTCGAATCGCTTCTGCAGGCCCACAGGCAGACAAAGAAACAGCTGAAAAAGGAAAGCTATCTCAAATCCCTGATGCGGTTTCATACCGATATCAGCCATGAGGCGATGCGCTCCGGGGACTTCGAAACTTTTCTGCAGAGGATTCTCGACAGAATTCCCGCCATCGATGCCAATATCCAGGGATGCCTTTTCGTCAAAGAAAAGGGTCTTGAACTGGTTTTCCATACCCACGATCTACCCAAAGAGACCCTCCGGCTCTTGAAGGGCGTCACCGACCACGGAAAAGATGGGGAGGCAAGCCGTCAGCTTCCCTGCTATCTGGCGGCAAAACACCGTAAAACGGTTTTCCTTGACGATCTTTCCCAGCTGGCGGAATCCTCTTTCAAACGCACTTTCATTGACAACGCTATCCACTCTCTTGTCTCCATACCCCTGCAGGATATGACACTCTCATCCGAAAATATCCTCACGCTCATGTTCAAACAGCCCCACTTCTTCGAAAAAGAGGAGCTGGAGCTATGGGAGAAAATCGCCGAAACCCTCAGTTTCGCCCTCGACTCCATTCGCACGAGGATGGAGCGGGATCGGCTCATACAGAAGCTGGACACGATGGCACACACGGACAATCTCACAGGCACGGTCAACCGCCACAGGGGTATGGAGCTGCTGGAGGCGGAAATCGATCGGGCGAGACGGTACGGCAAGAGATTTTCGATTCTCTTTTTCGATATCGACAATTTCAAAAAGATCAACGACACCTATGGCCATGCAATGGGTGACAAGGTACTGACCCAAACGTCCCGATCGATCAAATCCTCGCTGCGCAGCACAGACACACTGATACGGTGGGGAGGGGAGGAGTTCTTGATTCTGCTTCCAGAAACGGCTCTGGGTGACGCGGTCCACCTCGCCCAGAAGCTTCGTCAATGCATCGAGCAGCGCAACGGGGACATTCCGCTCCCTGTCACGGCAAGTTTCGGGGCAACGGAGTGGATTCCGGGCGAATCCTTCGACACGCTCATCAGCAGGGCCGACGCCAAAATGTACGAAGCGAAACGGCAGGGACGCAACCGCATCTGCTATTGA